A stretch of the Papaver somniferum cultivar HN1 chromosome 6, ASM357369v1, whole genome shotgun sequence genome encodes the following:
- the LOC113290507 gene encoding UBP1-associated protein 2A-like, producing the protein MANVQRVVEDEVNTEPEMDSELDDVELVGIIRSVSTENRGIIQEIRKRADQDPSHCTLFVHGLDWETTAEQLNEIFSTYGDIIQCRVVVDRNTGKSKGYGFILYKHRKSVLKALKEPSKKIGNRTAICRLATNQQQQRKIFVGNVDSEISVMKLHSFFSKYGEIEKGPLGSDMNTGRFKGFALFIYKTVDGARRALEEPIKRFEGHMLYCLMTTDQRQKIGSAGGGGFSPYAGVNARNGVAQPYCQGILGAAAQANVQCKNSMYACTSIDKQIQKNQKIPSSTI; encoded by the exons ATGGCCAACGTACAAAGGGTTGTTGAGGATGAAGTGAATACAGAACCAGAAATGGATTCTGAACTAGATGATGTAGAA CTAGTTGGTATAATCCGTTCAGTATCAACAGAAAACAGAGGAATCATTCAAGAAATTCGCAAACGAGCTGATCAAGATCCGTCTCATTGTACGTTGTTTGTTCATGGATTAGATTGGGAAACAACAGCAGAACAACTCAATGAGATTTTCTCAACTTATGGCGATATCATCCAATGTAGAGTTGTTGTTGATAGAAATACAGGGAAATCTAAAGGGTACGGTTTCATATTATACAAGCATCGAAAAtctgtgttgaaagctttgaaagAGCCTTCAAAAAAGATCGGTAATCGAACGGCGATTTGCCGTTTAGCTACAAATCAACAACAGCAGAGGAAAATATTTGTAGGTAATGTAGATTCTGAGATATCGGTTATGAAACTACACTCGTTTTTTTCCAAGTATGGGGAAATCGAAAAAGGTCCTTTGGGGTCTGATATGAACACCGGGAGATTTAAAGGGTTTGCTTTGTTTATCTATAAAACTGTTGATGGCGCAAGAAGGGCTTTAGAAGAACCAATTAAAAGGTTTGAAGGACATATGCTGTATTGTCTAATGACTACTGATCAAAGGCAAAAAATTGGTTCCGCTGGAGGTGGTGGTTTTAGTCCATATGCTGGTGTTAATGCTCGAAATGGGGTTGCACAGCCTTATTGTCAGGGGATTCTCGGTGCTGCTGCTCAAGCTAATGTCCAATGCAAGAATTCTATGTATGCGTGCACTTCTATTGACAAACAGATTCAGAAGAACCAGAAAATCCCATCTTCAACCATTTAG